From a single Capsicum annuum cultivar UCD-10X-F1 chromosome 12, UCD10Xv1.1, whole genome shotgun sequence genomic region:
- the LOC107850982 gene encoding AT-hook motif nuclear-localized protein 28-like codes for MKGEYVEVRKNHSNNITPSNIYMFGKLHQTQNFNHHHHQLPSQPIVSMSAPPPPPSSSSANDGATIEVVRRPRGRPPGSKNKPKPAPNYITTTRDDHMEKSTMSPYILEIPLGVDIIDSVYRFCRKHNTGLCIINGSGTVTNVTLRQPFTNNPDSTITFHGNFNILSISATIIPQSIFSKVLNGFSISLAGPQGQVVGGPVIRPLLSAGPVYLIAASFNNSFYHKFSVEDDEGSQSAVAGDGDSGHTLESTHHEYCY; via the coding sequence ATGAAAGGAGAATATGTAGAAGTAAGAAAAAACCATTCTAATAATATTACTCCTAGCAATATTTATATGTTTGGTAAACTTCATCAAACCCAAAATTTCAACCATCATCACCACCAATTGCCATCTCAGCCGATAGTATCCATGTCAGCTCCACCACCACCACCGTCTTCCTCCTCCGCCAATGACGGCGCCACAATTGAAGTCGTCCGCCGTCCACGTGGTCGTCCACCCGGGTCGAAAAACAAACCCAAACCTGCACCCAATTACATCACAACAACACGTGATGATCACATGGAAAAATCCACTATGAGTCCTTACATACTCGAAATACCATTAGGGGTCGATATTATCGATTCAGTCTATCGATTTTGCAGAAAACATAATACAGGGCTGTGTATTATAAATGGGTCGGGTACAGTTACAAATGTTACACTTAGGCAGCCTTTCACCAATAACCCTGATTCAACAATTACCTTCCATGGTAATTTCAATATTCTTTCAATTTCAGCTACAATTATTCCCCAAAGTATTTTCTCAAAGGTTCTAAATGGGTTCAGTATTTCGTTAGCTGGCCCACAAGGTCAAGTTGTTGGTGGGCCTGTAATTCGGCCTCTTTTATCAGCTGGGCCTGTATATTTAATTGCTGCAAGCTTTAATAATTCGTTTTACCATAAGTTTTCGGTGGAGGATGACGAAGGCAGTCAGTCGGCGGTTGCCGGGGATGGAGATAGTGGACATACACTAGAATCAACTCATCATGAGTATTGTTACTGA